Proteins co-encoded in one Halorussus vallis genomic window:
- the queC gene encoding 7-cyano-7-deazaguanine synthase QueC, whose translation MSDDSSERRAVVLASGGMDSATAAYEAADRGYELYLLHTSYGQQTEDKEYECARRLAEAVDAADFLRVETGHLAQIGGSSLTDAEMDVADADLESDEVPTSYVTFRNANLLSMAVSYAEANDCEAVFIGAHSEDFSGYPDCRPTFFEAFQRVVDVGTKDDTDIEIAAPFVEWSKTDIAERGVELGVLYEHTWSCYREEAPACGTCDACAFRLQAFRNVGVRDPIEYEERPEYAD comes from the coding sequence ATGAGCGACGATTCGTCCGAGAGGCGCGCCGTGGTGCTCGCCTCCGGCGGGATGGACAGCGCGACCGCCGCCTACGAGGCGGCCGACCGCGGCTACGAACTCTACCTGCTTCACACCTCCTACGGCCAGCAGACCGAGGACAAGGAGTACGAGTGCGCTCGCCGCCTCGCCGAAGCGGTCGACGCCGCCGACTTCCTGCGGGTCGAAACCGGTCACCTCGCCCAGATCGGCGGGTCGAGTCTCACCGACGCCGAGATGGACGTCGCCGACGCCGACCTCGAAAGCGACGAGGTGCCGACCTCCTACGTCACGTTCCGGAACGCCAACCTGCTCTCGATGGCCGTCTCGTACGCCGAGGCCAACGACTGCGAGGCGGTGTTCATCGGCGCGCACAGCGAGGACTTCTCGGGGTACCCGGACTGCCGGCCCACCTTCTTCGAGGCGTTCCAGCGGGTCGTCGACGTCGGCACGAAGGACGACACCGATATCGAAATCGCCGCGCCGTTCGTCGAGTGGTCGAAGACCGACATCGCCGAGCGCGGCGTCGAACTCGGCGTCCTCTACGAGCACACCTGGAGTTGCTACCGCGAGGAGGCCCCGGCCTGCGGCACCTGCGACGCCTGCGCGTTCCGCCTGCAGGCGTTCCGGAACGTCGGGGTCCGCGACCCCATCGAGTACGAGGAGCGCCCCGAGTACGCCGACTGA
- a CDS encoding HTTM domain-containing protein → MDASALLSKLRAGGRDALARRFGIDARALAALRISLGVLLLADLALRSRHLVAFYTDAGVLPTAVLREQAPGLARLSLHALSGAAWVQVALFLIAAAFALALLVGYRTTPVAVASWVLLVSLHARNPVVLNAGDSILRRLLFWGLFLPLGHRWSIDALRRGGVRGNASDRRDADSGPRVASAASAALLFQVVIIYAVNAAFKLRVGRSWESGEAIRYVFSLDRLTVLLGDYLAQYPTLLGFADRVWLGLLVTSVLLVVLTGRARAAFASLFVGMHLGMALTMRLGIFPLVSAAALLAFLPPSVWDAVERRASPRVRRLVDATGLGGRFDRSRSNRPRGSSAGAFALPAVIGRWKRRLGTGVVVTLLALVLVWNASTLGVVAAPAGSAAVADPGEHRWDMFAEPAKADGWYVVPGRLESGEKVDAFRDAPVQWDHPSDAALTYPSVRWYSYLMDFQRARDTELAADFTANFGAYLCGRWDARHDSDLESLTFYYVEQPTRFDGPEPTHRVELGRYDCGSGA, encoded by the coding sequence ATGGACGCCTCCGCCCTCCTCTCGAAACTCCGCGCCGGTGGCCGGGACGCCCTCGCCCGCAGATTCGGCATCGACGCGCGGGCGCTGGCGGCCCTCCGCATCTCGCTCGGCGTGCTCCTGCTCGCCGACCTGGCGCTCCGGTCGCGCCACCTCGTCGCCTTCTACACCGACGCCGGGGTGCTGCCGACCGCGGTGCTCCGCGAGCAGGCGCCCGGTCTCGCCCGCCTCTCACTCCACGCCCTCTCCGGGGCGGCGTGGGTGCAGGTCGCGCTGTTCCTGATCGCCGCCGCGTTCGCGCTCGCGCTGCTGGTCGGCTACCGGACCACGCCGGTCGCCGTCGCCTCCTGGGTCCTGCTGGTGTCGCTACACGCCCGGAACCCCGTCGTCCTGAACGCCGGCGACTCCATCCTCCGCCGCCTGCTGTTCTGGGGGCTCTTTCTCCCGCTCGGCCACCGGTGGTCGATAGACGCGCTCCGTCGCGGTGGCGTGCGCGGGAACGCGAGCGACCGACGCGACGCCGACTCCGGCCCGCGGGTGGCGAGCGCGGCGTCGGCCGCGCTGTTGTTTCAGGTGGTCATCATATACGCCGTCAACGCCGCGTTCAAGCTCCGCGTCGGACGTTCCTGGGAGAGCGGCGAGGCGATTCGGTACGTGTTCAGCCTCGACCGACTCACCGTCCTGCTGGGCGACTACCTGGCCCAGTACCCGACCCTGCTCGGGTTCGCCGACCGGGTGTGGCTCGGCCTGCTCGTCACGTCGGTCCTGCTCGTGGTCCTGACGGGACGCGCCCGGGCCGCCTTCGCCTCGCTGTTCGTCGGGATGCACCTCGGGATGGCGCTGACGATGCGGCTCGGCATCTTCCCGCTGGTGTCGGCCGCCGCGCTCCTGGCGTTCCTGCCGCCTTCGGTCTGGGACGCCGTCGAGCGGCGCGCGTCGCCGCGGGTCCGGAGACTGGTCGACGCGACGGGACTCGGCGGGCGATTCGACCGCTCGCGGTCGAATCGCCCGCGCGGTTCGTCGGCCGGCGCGTTCGCCCTCCCCGCGGTCATCGGCCGGTGGAAGCGCCGCCTCGGCACGGGAGTCGTGGTCACACTCCTGGCGCTGGTGCTGGTCTGGAACGCCTCGACGCTCGGCGTCGTCGCTGCGCCCGCCGGGTCGGCGGCGGTCGCCGACCCCGGCGAGCACCGCTGGGACATGTTCGCCGAACCCGCGAAGGCCGACGGCTGGTACGTCGTCCCCGGTCGACTCGAATCCGGCGAGAAGGTCGACGCCTTCCGGGACGCGCCGGTCCAGTGGGACCACCCGTCCGACGCGGCCCTGACCTACCCCAGCGTCAGGTGGTACTCCTACCTGATGGACTTCCAGCGCGCCCGCGACACCGAACTCGCCGCCGACTTCACCGCGAACTTCGGCGCGTACCTCTGCGGTCGGTGGGACGCCCGCCACGACTCGGACCTCGAATCGCTGACCTTCTACTACGTCGAACAGCCCACCCGGTTCGACGGTCCCGAACCGACCCACCGGGTCGAACTCGGGCGCTACGACTGCGGGTCCGGCGCCTGA
- a CDS encoding COG1470 family protein — MTRSQLTRKTFVVGIALLLVVSAIAVPSFAPLPSSVGTASAAENSFVVVQGDRCVEVSPLRGSDDVTDLYDYRNPDSGGSYDYSSHMRPRSLQDEDGSRLFLYEGADGVSLVMIHNRLGGDGGGHAVSFDFAGLPSGGEWAVVDDTYRNQDDRVSRDSIDWMMRGDRTDGGAFRGMDREGVEVTIEPRWNEDAALYDDYDRTGHIRSWQFLTGDLDSPETVSLDMDRAVTVRTGTCGPDETAPSAALSAEGGVAGHPVSFDAGESSDDHEIAEYRWDFDGDGEVDRTTDDPETEYTYNETGTYEASVTVADGADNTDTATASVDIGSDDPPDAAFAVDGAVPSNGSEGWSTIAGQRLVFDASNTSDDLGVAEYRWTLGNATATGQQVDYSFSEPGTYTVTLRASDDGGNNATVTRTIRVQAPDETPPTAAFEVGNGTGATGPVAESSVVFNASASSDDRGIAEYCWEFEDGESATGERVEHAFPSAGNHTVTLTVVDAAGNRNRTSQVVNVAAPDTTPPTVSLSANPNETRVGRTVAFEANASDDRGIERYHWDFDGDGSVDTTTDEPTARHSYRNASNYTARVIVSDVGGNNESATAEVRVDPDERALSPGDGGGGGNGGGTGGGAAGGGGGGATEPPSLVTDVQKRGADAAVVDVRNARSDETVRASLPKSAAANDTGVRFRTVAVDLANDDNHFVVETARGVAPASERAVPADATLGTLSVSTKYLDAADVSGATYVVAVEKRQLADRGFAPGDLTLYGLRNGTWTELNTTVQQRGRTAVVRASAADLTSVAVGANRPVAVAGASLVSGTVAADEPVGVDARVENDGAKRATLAVDLSVDGSVVATKNVTVPAGEAKQVRFRRTLSVGNHRVAVAGERVGSVTVTEGSALSVTDLSANASTFAAGETVALSATVENRGAVRATRQVDLTLFGERLATKNVTVPAGESKTVTFVRRVDATGDYTAKVGNQTVELSVEARETTAKGPGGIAVPGFGFGTAVTALAALLAVAFAARRRR; from the coding sequence ATGACCCGGAGCCAACTCACCCGGAAGACGTTCGTCGTCGGTATCGCCCTCCTGCTGGTCGTCTCGGCGATCGCGGTCCCCTCGTTCGCGCCGTTGCCCTCGTCCGTCGGCACCGCGAGCGCGGCCGAGAACTCGTTCGTCGTCGTACAAGGCGACCGGTGCGTCGAGGTGTCGCCGCTCCGCGGGAGCGACGACGTCACCGACCTCTACGACTACCGCAACCCCGACAGCGGCGGGTCGTACGACTACAGTTCGCACATGCGCCCGCGGAGTCTCCAGGACGAGGACGGCAGTCGCCTCTTCCTCTACGAGGGAGCCGACGGCGTCAGCCTCGTGATGATACACAACCGGCTCGGCGGTGACGGCGGCGGCCACGCCGTCTCGTTCGACTTCGCCGGACTCCCGAGCGGCGGCGAGTGGGCCGTGGTCGACGACACCTACCGCAACCAGGACGACCGCGTCTCCCGAGACAGCATCGACTGGATGATGCGGGGCGACCGGACCGACGGCGGCGCGTTCCGCGGAATGGACCGCGAGGGCGTCGAGGTCACGATAGAACCGCGCTGGAACGAGGATGCCGCCCTCTACGACGACTACGACCGAACCGGCCACATCCGTAGCTGGCAGTTCCTCACGGGCGACCTCGACAGTCCCGAAACCGTCTCGCTCGACATGGACCGCGCGGTCACGGTTCGGACCGGCACCTGCGGTCCCGACGAAACCGCGCCCTCGGCCGCGCTCTCGGCCGAAGGCGGCGTGGCCGGCCACCCCGTCAGTTTCGACGCCGGCGAGTCCTCCGACGACCACGAAATCGCCGAGTACCGCTGGGACTTCGACGGCGACGGCGAGGTCGACCGGACGACCGACGACCCCGAAACGGAGTACACCTACAACGAAACCGGCACCTACGAGGCGAGCGTGACCGTCGCCGACGGTGCCGACAACACGGATACTGCGACCGCGAGCGTCGATATCGGAAGCGACGACCCGCCGGACGCCGCCTTCGCGGTCGACGGTGCCGTACCGTCGAACGGTTCGGAGGGGTGGTCGACGATAGCCGGCCAGCGCCTCGTCTTCGACGCCAGCAACACCAGCGACGACCTCGGCGTCGCCGAGTACCGGTGGACGCTGGGCAACGCCACCGCGACCGGCCAACAGGTCGACTACAGTTTCAGCGAACCGGGGACCTACACTGTCACGCTCCGGGCGAGCGACGACGGCGGCAACAACGCGACGGTGACCCGGACTATCCGGGTGCAAGCGCCCGACGAGACGCCGCCGACGGCCGCCTTCGAAGTCGGTAACGGAACCGGCGCGACCGGCCCCGTCGCAGAGTCGTCGGTCGTGTTCAACGCAAGCGCGTCGAGCGACGACCGCGGTATCGCCGAGTACTGCTGGGAGTTCGAGGACGGCGAATCGGCGACCGGCGAGCGCGTCGAACACGCCTTCCCCTCGGCGGGCAACCACACCGTGACGCTGACGGTGGTCGACGCCGCGGGCAACCGGAACCGGACCTCGCAGGTTGTGAACGTCGCCGCACCCGACACGACGCCGCCGACCGTTTCGCTGTCGGCGAATCCGAATGAAACCAGGGTCGGTCGGACGGTCGCGTTCGAGGCGAACGCCTCCGACGACCGCGGAATCGAGAGGTACCACTGGGACTTCGACGGCGACGGTTCCGTCGACACGACGACCGACGAACCCACGGCCCGACACAGCTATCGGAACGCGAGCAACTACACCGCGCGAGTAATCGTCTCGGACGTCGGCGGCAACAACGAGTCGGCGACTGCCGAGGTGCGGGTCGACCCCGACGAGCGGGCGCTGAGTCCGGGCGACGGCGGCGGAGGCGGTAACGGTGGCGGAACCGGCGGCGGAGCCGCCGGCGGAGGCGGCGGAGGCGCGACCGAACCGCCGTCGCTGGTGACCGACGTCCAGAAGCGGGGCGCCGACGCCGCGGTCGTGGACGTGCGCAACGCCCGGAGCGACGAAACCGTCCGGGCCTCACTGCCGAAATCGGCCGCGGCGAACGACACCGGCGTGCGGTTCCGGACCGTCGCGGTCGACCTCGCGAACGACGACAATCACTTCGTCGTGGAGACCGCTCGCGGCGTCGCCCCGGCGTCCGAACGGGCGGTCCCCGCCGACGCGACGCTCGGGACGCTGTCGGTGTCCACGAAGTACCTCGACGCCGCCGACGTCTCCGGCGCGACGTACGTCGTCGCGGTCGAGAAGCGTCAGCTCGCCGACCGGGGATTCGCGCCAGGCGACCTGACGCTGTACGGACTGCGGAACGGCACCTGGACCGAACTGAACACCACCGTCCAACAGCGGGGCCGGACCGCGGTCGTCCGGGCGAGCGCCGCCGACCTCACCTCGGTCGCGGTCGGGGCGAACCGGCCGGTAGCGGTGGCCGGCGCGTCCCTCGTCTCGGGGACGGTCGCGGCCGACGAACCGGTCGGAGTCGACGCTCGGGTCGAGAACGACGGCGCGAAGCGCGCGACACTGGCGGTCGACCTCTCGGTCGACGGGTCGGTGGTCGCGACGAAGAACGTCACCGTGCCGGCCGGCGAGGCCAAACAGGTCCGCTTCCGGCGGACGCTCTCGGTCGGCAATCACCGGGTCGCGGTCGCGGGCGAGCGCGTCGGGTCCGTGACGGTGACGGAAGGGTCGGCGCTGTCGGTCACCGACCTCTCGGCGAACGCCTCGACGTTCGCGGCGGGCGAGACGGTCGCGCTCAGCGCGACCGTCGAGAACCGCGGGGCGGTGCGCGCGACCCGGCAGGTCGACCTGACGCTGTTCGGCGAGCGCCTGGCGACGAAGAACGTCACCGTCCCGGCCGGCGAGTCGAAGACGGTCACCTTCGTCCGGCGGGTGGACGCGACCGGCGACTACACCGCGAAGGTCGGCAACCAAACCGTCGAACTGTCGGTGGAAGCGCGCGAAACCACCGCGAAGGGGCCGGGCGGCATCGCGGTCCCCGGATTCGGCTTCGGGACTGCGGTGACGGCACTGGCCGCGCTGTTGGCGGTCGCGTTCGCGGCGCGCCGGCGGCGGTAA